A stretch of Ipomoea triloba cultivar NCNSP0323 chromosome 13, ASM357664v1 DNA encodes these proteins:
- the LOC116002169 gene encoding peroxidase 40, which translates to MGMYFPLLWLMIMKVWVVTSTPTTLNETCFDGATATFMLSFGLYQDSCPEAEAIVFAWVERVVSEDPRMAASLLRLHFHDCFVNGCDASVLLDDTPNFVGEKTAGPNLNSLRGFEVIDSIKADIEFVCPGTVSCADILAIAARDSVLLSGGPTWEVEMGRKDGISASKTAANNNIPGPNSDVPTLVSKFQNLGLTLQDMVTLSGAHTVGKARCFTFNSRLNGGNGNTPDINVEFLQSLQQLCSVSDVNATLADLDATTPANFDNQYYLNLLAGKGLLTSDQVLATGDDQTRGIVESYIDDPTLFFESFKRSMMKMGRLAPGDDGEGGEIRRNCRVVNQLNL; encoded by the exons atgggaATGTACTTTCCCTTGTTGTGGTTAATGATAATGAAGGTTTGGGTTGTCACTTCAACCCCAACCACTCTAAATGAAACTTGCTTTGATGGTGCCACTGCCACCTTCATGTTGAGCTTTGGTTTGTACCAAGACAGCTGCCCGGAGGCCGAAGCCATTGTCTTCGCTTGGGTCGAGAGGGTGGTTTCCGAGGACCCAAGAATGGCTGCTTCCTTGCTTCGGCTCCATTTCCATGACTGCTTTGTCAAT GGATGTGACGCATCGGTGTTGCTGGACGACACGCCGAATTTCGTGGGAGAGAAAACTGCAGGCCCCAACTTGAACTCATTGAGGGGTTTTGAAGTGATAGACTCAATCAAAGCTGATATTGAATTTGTGTGCCCTGGGACAGTGTCCTGCGCTGATATTCTCGCCATTGCTGCCAGAGATTCTGTCCTTCTG TCAGGTGGTCCAACATGGGAAGTGGAAATGGGGAGGAAAGACGGCATTAGTGCTAGCAAAACAGCAGCAAATAACAACATTCCTGGACCCAATTCTGATGTTCCAACCTTAGTATCCAAGTTCCAAAACCTTGGTCTCACCCTCCAAGACATGGTTACTCTCTCCG GCGCACATACAGTAGGTAAGGCGAGGTGTTTCACGTTCAACTCCAGGCTTAACGGCGGCAATGGCAACACACCGGACATCAATGTCGAGTTTCTGCAGTCACTCCAGCAGCTGTGTTCTGTATCCGACGTTAACGCCACACTGGCAGACCTCGATGCCACAACCCCGGCAAATTTCGACAACCAGTACTACCTCAACCTTCTTGCCGGCAAAGGTTTGCTCACTTCGGACCAGGTTCTGGCCACCGGCGATGATCAAACACGTGGAATCGTCGAGTCATACATCGACGATCCGACGCTGTTCTTCGAGAGCTTTAAGAGGTCAATGATGAAGATGGGACGCTTGGCGCCAGGTGATGATGGAGAAGGTGGAGAGATTCGTAGAAACTGTAGGGTTGTTAATCAACTCAATCTCTGA
- the LOC116002170 gene encoding uncharacterized protein LOC116002170: MKLIQGILHYANAGLSRKFLSPQVIRTFSTNPGYDVNKLNLSSIESTDDFEQRIFGDNAGKSQTNNSFYRHLDKAERDHNRFWQGSNINSENSSTFLDGLDESFNTLSDGMDNKLKEAARYFEYDPEEVDKEDYSFRKDVTFWPGNTYDIKDLDLRKPGVQKPPKRSGFETTTEEVLQKADFRNVRFLANFITEAGIIIKRNKTKISAKAQRKIAREIKTARAFGLLPFTTMGTKHFVFGRTMEALEDDYSYETTYSPRNFVDTDASQEPLD; the protein is encoded by the exons ATGAAACTTATTCAAGGTATCTTGCATTATGCTAATGCTGGCCTTTCTCGTAAATTTCTCAGTCCTCAAGTGATCAGGACCTTTTCTACTAATCCAGGATACG ATGTTAACAAGCTTAACCTAAGCTCAATTGAGTCCACTGATGACTTTGAGCAACGGATTTTTGGTGATAATGCTGGGAAAAGTCAAACTAATAACTCCTTTTACCGACACCTTGATAAGGCTGAGAGAGATCATAATAGATTTTGGCAGGGCTCCAACATCAATTCTGAAAACAGTTCTACGTTCTTAGATGGTCTAGATGAGAGTTTTAACACATTGTCTGATGGGATGGATAATAAGTTGAAGGAGGCAGCCAGATATTTTGAGTATGACCCTGAAGAAGTTGATAAAGAAGATTACTCTTTCAGAAAGGATGTAACTTTTTGGCCTGGGAATACTTACGATATCAAG GATCTTGATCTTAGAAAACCAGGAGTACAGAAGCCACCGAAAAGGTCAGGATTTGAAACAACAACAGAAGAAGTCTTGCAGAAAGCTGATTTCAGG AATGTGAGGTTCCTTGCTAATTTTATTACAGAAGCTGGGATTATCATCAAGAGAAACAAG ACTAAAATAAGTGCCAAGGCTCAAAGGAAGATTGCCAGGGAGATCAAGACTGCCAGGGCTTTTGGTCTTCTGCCTTTCACCACTATGGGAACCAAACATTTTGTGTTTGGCCGAACTATGGAGGCCCTAGAAGACGATTATTCATACGAGACTACCTACTCCCCTCGCAACTTTGTTGATACAGATGCAAGTCAAGAACCGCTAGACTAA
- the LOC116002168 gene encoding probable WRKY transcription factor 48, producing MLLITKSMENKAAELSKPENNNNNNNNPMVTPSFSDQIPATFSLQTLFDIPSSDHNKNPSSSFFDYLFPSQDLSTAVFDLLQTSQPPLLIPPPPSQSLPESSEAVNTPVTPNSSSISSSSNEAAIDDQLPKTPAEEVEQESDRSKKQLKPKRKNQKREREPRVAFMTKSEVDHLDDGYRWRKYGQKAVKNSPFPRSYYRCTTPACGVKKRVERSSEDPSTVVTTYEGTHGHPCPVTPRATTVGIMPEPSNFGSVSAAPGGTGSSPSSSFLIPHHHFHYPMQQQQPFFAITSPLPPPLAYTPSTGNLERRFPPPSSSSPAARDDGLLQDMLPFPLRKEPRPDS from the exons ATGCTTTTGATCACCAAATCTATGGAGAACAAGGCAGCTGAGCTGAGCAAGCccgagaataataataataataacaataatcccATGGTTACCCCTTCATTTTCCGACCAGATTCCGGCCACCTTTTCCCTCCAAACCCTCTTCGATATCCCCTCCTCCGATCACAACAAAAACCCTTCCTCGAGCTTCTTCGATTATCTCTTCCCTTCCCAAGACTTATCCACCGCCGTCTTCGATCTCCTGCAAACCTCGCAGCCGCCTCTCTTGATCCCGCCGCCGCCGTCGCAGTCGCTTCCCGAGTCGTCGGAGGCGGTGAACACTCCGGTGACCCCCAACTCCTCCTCCATATCCTCCTCGTCTAATGAAGCCGCCATTGACGACCAGCTCCCGAAAACGCCGGCGGAAGAAGTTGAACAGGAATCCGACAGAAGTAAAAAACA gTTGAAGCCTAAAAGGAAGAATCAAAAGAGGGAAAGAGAGCCAAGAGTGGCGTTCATGACAAAGAGTGAAGTGGATCACTTGGACGATGGTTATAGATGGCGAAAGTACGGCCAAAAAGCCGTAAAAAACAGCCCCTTTCCCAG GAGCTACTACCGGTGCACGACGCCGGCGTGCGGGGTGAAGAAGCGGGTGGAGAGGTCGTCGGAGGATCCGTCGACGGTGGTCACCACGTACGAAGGCACGCACGGCCACCCGTGCCCGGTGACGCCACGCGCCACCACCGTTGGGATCATGCCGGAACCCTCAAACTTCGGCAGCGTCAGCGCCGCCCCCGGCGGGACCGGAAGTTCGCCGTCGTCGTCTTTTCTCATCCCTCACCACCACTTTCACTACCCAATGCAGCAGCAACAGCCGTTTTTCGCTATAACCTCGCCGTTGCCGCCTCCTTTGGCCTATACCCCATCCACCGGCAACCTAGAGAGGAGGTTCCCTCCGCCGTCATCGTCTTCTCCGGCTGCCCGGGACGACGGGCTTCTGCAGGATATGCTGCCATTCCCCTTGAGAAAGGAGCCCCGCCCGGACAGCTGA
- the LOC116001730 gene encoding probable prefoldin subunit 3, which produces MAAEVATSSSTSGLTERRGIPAAVFVDDVQAYLTDSGLEVNSALAFFQERLQQYRVVEMKLLAQQRDLQAKIPDIEKCLDIVATLQAKKAASEALIADFEVSEGIYSRARIEDTDSVCLWLGANVMLEYSFDEATSLLQKNLENAKASLEVLVADLQFLRDQVTITQVMTARIYNWDVHQRRLRQVSTPKES; this is translated from the exons ATGGCGGCGGAGGTTGCGACTTCATCATCAACCTCCGGATTGACGGAGAGGAGAGGAATTCCGGCGGCGGTGTTCGTCGATGATGTTCAGGCTTATCTCACCGATTCCGGCCTTGAGGTCAACTCCGCTCTCGCCTTCTTCCAAGAAAG ACTTCAGCAATACAGAGTGGTTGAAATGAAACTTCTGGCTCAGCAGAGAGATCTTCAG GCAAAGATTCCTGACATTGAGAAGTGCTTAGATATTGTTGCCACTTTGCAAGCTAAGAAGGCCGCCAGTGAG GCTCTAATTGCAGATTTTGAAGTGTCAGAAGGCATTTATTCCCGGGCTCGTATTGAAGATACAGATTCTGTATGTTTGTGGTTAGGAGCAAATGTAATGCTGGAGTATTCTTTTGACgag GCTACTTCTCTTCTTCAAAAGAACTTGGAGAACGCAAAAGCTAGCTTGGAGGTTCTTGTAGCTGACCTCCAATTTTTGAGGGACCAAGTGACAATTACTCAG GTCATGACTGCTCGCATATACAACTGGGATGTACATCAACGCCGACTTCGACAAGTTTCTACCCCAAAGGAGTCATGA